From Enterococcus mediterraneensis, the proteins below share one genomic window:
- the recA gene encoding recombinase RecA, which yields MADERKAALDAALKKIEKSYGKGAIMKLGEKIDQQISTIPSGSLALDVALGVGGFPRGRIVEVYGPESSGKTTVALHAIAEVQKNGGTAAFIDAENALDPQYAQKLGVNIDDLLLSQPDTGEQGLEIADALVSSGAVDIVVIDSVAALVPRAEIDGEMGDAHVGLQARLMSQALRKLSGSINKTKTIAIFINQIREKVGIMFGNPETTPGGRALKFYATIRLEVRRAEQLKSGTDIIGNRTKIKVVKNKVAPPFKVAEVDIMYGQGISQEGELLDMAVEQDIVDKSGSWYSYHDERIGQGRENAKNYMKEHPEMMAEVSALVRDAYGIGDGSTVIEETEAQEELPLDE from the coding sequence TTGGCAGATGAACGTAAAGCGGCGCTGGACGCTGCATTAAAAAAAATAGAGAAAAGTTATGGTAAAGGGGCGATCATGAAGCTGGGAGAAAAAATCGACCAGCAGATCTCAACGATTCCCAGCGGTTCTTTGGCGTTAGACGTGGCTCTTGGTGTAGGTGGTTTCCCTCGCGGCCGGATCGTGGAAGTATACGGTCCTGAAAGCTCAGGGAAAACAACTGTTGCACTGCATGCTATCGCAGAAGTGCAAAAAAATGGCGGGACGGCCGCATTTATCGATGCGGAAAACGCTCTTGATCCTCAATACGCACAAAAATTAGGCGTAAATATCGACGACTTGCTGCTTTCTCAACCAGATACCGGCGAACAAGGGCTAGAAATCGCTGACGCATTGGTTTCTAGCGGTGCCGTAGATATCGTGGTCATCGACTCCGTAGCGGCTCTTGTGCCTCGTGCAGAGATCGACGGTGAAATGGGAGATGCTCACGTTGGTTTGCAAGCTCGTTTGATGTCGCAAGCGTTGCGGAAACTTTCAGGCTCTATCAATAAAACGAAAACGATCGCGATCTTTATCAACCAAATCCGTGAAAAAGTCGGAATCATGTTTGGGAATCCGGAAACGACACCAGGTGGACGAGCATTGAAATTTTATGCAACGATCCGTTTGGAAGTCCGCCGTGCGGAACAATTAAAATCCGGTACCGATATCATCGGTAACCGTACTAAGATCAAAGTCGTGAAAAACAAAGTTGCACCGCCATTTAAAGTAGCGGAAGTCGATATCATGTACGGTCAAGGGATCTCTCAAGAAGGCGAATTGCTGGATATGGCTGTGGAACAAGATATCGTTGATAAAAGCGGGTCTTGGTATTCTTACCATGATGAACGGATCGGCCAAGGTCGTGAAAACGCGAAGAACTACATGAAGGAACATCCGGAAATGATGGCGGAAGTTTCAGCATTGGTTCGGGATGCTTATGGTATCGGTGATGGTTCGACTGTCATTGAAGAAACCGAAGCCCAAGAAGAATTGCCACTAGACGAATAA
- a CDS encoding competence/damage-inducible protein A has product MKAEIIAVGTEILLGQVVNTNATFLSEELAGLGIEVYYHSVIGDNRQRLEEALKTAELRSDLVILCGGLGPTDDDLTKDVTAEHLGQRLIQDEKGYQQLLAFFQKAQREMTPNNLRQVLVFEEGIALPNDTGLAMGIFYEGTTDYLLLPGPPSELQPMFLRYVKPLFQEKYQQNGRLISRVLRFYGIGESNLVTKLADLIAEQTNPTIAPYAKPNEVTIRLTVKAEEEQTAQQRLAEVEAKIMARVGEYFYGYGEENSLVEVVVSLLKEQKRTITAAESLTAGLFQATLGDVAGVSTVFPGGFVTYSLDTKSRFLAIDRKLLEKFGTVSRECAEVMADNARKKAGTDYALSFTGVAGPDELEGQPAGTVWIALATPWSVKSQQYHFTRDRRYVRHSAVMAGLDLLRRELLREK; this is encoded by the coding sequence ATGAAAGCAGAAATCATTGCTGTCGGAACAGAAATATTGTTGGGGCAGGTGGTCAATACCAACGCGACTTTTTTATCAGAGGAACTGGCGGGATTAGGCATCGAGGTTTATTACCACAGTGTCATCGGGGATAACCGCCAGCGCTTAGAGGAGGCTTTGAAGACCGCTGAACTTCGCAGTGATCTGGTGATCTTATGCGGCGGGTTGGGACCCACTGACGATGACCTCACAAAAGATGTCACAGCGGAGCATCTTGGTCAGCGACTGATCCAAGATGAGAAAGGGTATCAGCAATTATTGGCTTTTTTCCAAAAAGCGCAGCGAGAAATGACGCCTAATAATTTACGTCAGGTATTGGTTTTTGAAGAGGGGATAGCACTGCCGAATGATACCGGGCTTGCCATGGGGATCTTTTATGAAGGGACTACCGACTACTTGTTGTTGCCGGGACCTCCCAGCGAATTGCAGCCGATGTTTTTACGCTATGTCAAACCATTGTTCCAAGAAAAATATCAGCAAAATGGCCGCTTGATCTCCCGCGTGTTGCGTTTTTATGGGATCGGCGAGTCTAACTTAGTGACCAAGCTGGCGGATTTGATCGCGGAACAAACGAATCCTACGATCGCACCTTACGCAAAACCCAATGAAGTCACGATCCGTCTGACAGTCAAAGCAGAGGAGGAACAGACCGCACAACAGCGTCTGGCGGAAGTTGAAGCCAAGATCATGGCACGAGTCGGCGAGTATTTTTATGGATATGGCGAGGAAAATTCACTGGTCGAGGTAGTAGTTTCATTATTGAAAGAACAAAAGCGCACGATCACTGCGGCAGAAAGTCTGACGGCCGGATTGTTCCAAGCGACATTAGGAGATGTTGCCGGTGTATCGACAGTCTTTCCCGGCGGATTCGTCACATATTCGCTAGACACTAAAAGCCGTTTTTTAGCGATTGATCGCAAACTATTGGAAAAATTTGGCACAGTCAGCCGAGAATGTGCGGAAGTGATGGCGGACAACGCTCGGAAAAAAGCTGGAACAGATTATGCGTTGTCCTTTACAGGTGTAGCCGGACCTGATGAATTGGAAGGACAGCCGGCGGGCACCGTGTGGATCGCATTAGCGACTCCTTGGAGTGTGAAAAGTCAACAATATCATTTTACTCGAGATCGCCGCTATGTCCGTCACAGCGCGGTTATGGCGGGATTGGATTTATTGCGCAGGGAATTATTAAGAGAGAAATAA